Proteins encoded within one genomic window of Cydia pomonella isolate Wapato2018A chromosome 12, ilCydPomo1, whole genome shotgun sequence:
- the LOC133523326 gene encoding lipase member H-like — protein MGFLRIICEFTFIAHLVLSTEAVEYSEKDEGYAQGFIPNCPGDSKPAEIKPEHLNRIKISVLGRGSLFQASWTSYNYHHVKAIAKDPNVDFRRKTIVYCPGYLDSTALPVGRSMMVLYKQLGYNVLILEFIDFTTDVLPVVVRLMRPVGKHVAEMLANLTTVGLDPKKLELVGLSLGGLSMAFTAKNFQQITGRNISMLTALDPTGPCVRHLGPKDRLDPSDADFVLHIATNTEGYGIGTPVGHISVYVNGGEHQPGLLPTFLCDDLCSHLQVLFIWLSALESPGKFIMMQCDSLQQARDHQCFERKPMVTNTLDLYTDRNKPGIYYLAMKPQYPYYLSKKGLKRSGADVLNHISNLNAVDVLRV, from the exons ATGGGATTCCTTCGTATTATTTGTGAGTTTACATTTATTGCACATTTGGTGCTTAGTACAGAAGCAGTTGAATATTCTGAAAAAGATGAGGGATATGCACAAGGATTTATTCCAAACT GTCCTGGTGATTCGAAGCCCGCCGAAATCAAACCGGAACATTTAAACAGAATAAAGATCTCAGTATTGGGCAGAGGCTCGCTTTTCCAAGCCAGTTGGACTTCTTACAACTACCACCACGTCAAAGCTATAGCCAAGGACCCAAATGTTGACTTCAGAAGAAAGACGATCGTGTATTGCCCTGGTTATTTGGATTCGACTGCGTTACCCGTAGGAAGAAGCATGATGGTACTCTATAAGCAGTTGGGGTATAACGTGTTGATATTAGAATTTATAGATTTCACTACGGATGTATTACCGGT AGTTGTCCGTTTAATGCGTCCTGTCGGAAAGCACGTCGCCGAAATGCTAGCCAACCTGACTACGGTCGGCCTCGACCCAAAAAAGTTGGAACTGGTTGGTCTCAGCCTTGGTGGCCTATCTATGGCCTTCACGGCCAAGAACTTCCAGCAAATTACTGGTAGAAACATCTCAATGCTCACCGCTCTCGACCCTACTGGACCCTGCGTCAGACATCTCGGACCTAAGGATAGGTTAGACCCGTCCGACGCTGACTTTGTCCTTCACATCGCAACGAATACAGAGGGATATGGCATAGGCACTCCAGTCGGACATATATCAGTCTACGTAAACGGAGGAGAGCACCAGCCTGGTCTACTTCCAACGTTTCTCTGCGATGATTTATGCAGTCACTTGCAGGTGTTGTTTATATGGCTTTCGGCATTGGAAAGTCCTGGCAAGTTCATCATGATGCAATGTGACTCTCTACAGCAAGCGAGAGATCACCAATGTTTTGAGAGGAAGCCAATGGTAACGAACACTCTCGATCTATATACGGATAGAAATAAGCCGGGTATTTATTACTTGGCAATGAAGCCTCAATACccttattatttaagtaagaaAGGCTTGAAACGAAGTGGCGCGGACGTTTTGAACCACATAAGTAACCTTAATGCTGTTGACGTGCTGCGGGTTTAA
- the LOC133523337 gene encoding phospholipase A1 member A-like gives MNLRSQTRDLLLFPGPNLSKPAEIKPEHLDNLKIEVLGNGSLLEAKWTSYNYHNVKALVKNPHVDFRRKTIVYAPGYFEPTAIPLGRNLMVLYKKLGYNVLLLEYVAFTSNIYPVVVRLSRPIGNHVGEMLAKLTTVGLDPKKLELVGLSLGGVIMPFIARGLFHQITGRKISSITALGPSGPCVRHLGPDQRLDPSDADFVLHIATNTPIILEDMA, from the exons ATGAATTTGAGAAGTCAGACTAGAGACTTATTACTGTTTCCAGGTCCCAATTTATCGAAACCCGCCGAAATCAAACCAGAGCATTTGGACAATTTGAAAATCGAAGTACTGGGTAACGGTTCACTTTTGGAAGCGAAGTGGACCTCATACAACTATCATAACGTAAAAGCTCTAGTCAAGAATCCCCATGTGGACTTCAGACGAAAAACTATCGTATACGCTCCTGGATATTTTGAACCAACTGCGATACCTCTTGGAAGAAATTTGATGGTACTCTATAAGAAATTGGGATATAACGTACTTTTGTTAGAATATGTGGCTTTCACTTCGAATATATACCCTGT AGTCGTCCGCTTATCACGTCCTATTGGCAACCACGTAGGTGAAATGCTAGCCAAACTAACAACAGTCGGGCTAGACCCAAAAAAGCTGGAGTTGGTAGGTCTTAGCCTCGGTGGAGTGATTATGCCTTTTATAGCTAGAGGATTATTTCATCAGATCACCGGAAGAAAGATATCTTCAATCACCGCTCTTGGTCCTTCGGGACCTTGCGTCAGGCATCTTGGACCAGACCAAAGACTGGATCCTTCAGATGCCGATTTTGTTCTGCACATCGCTACCAATACTCCAATAATACTGGAGGATATGGCATGA
- the LOC133523320 gene encoding lipase member I-like produces the protein MFLKMEKTLKSITKVIGTVVVLQLMCTSVTAVEYNETNEGYAQNFMPICPGVGKPAEIKPEHLSKLKIAAFAGGSLLFSKWTSYNYRNIKTLVMNPHIDFRRKTILYCPGYLEHTTLPVGRLLMLQYKRLRYNVLILEYVDFTSNIFPVVPRVMRPVGKHIAGMLANLTSVGLDPKKLELLGLSLGGVSMTFVAKNFQEITGRNISKLTALDPTGPCVRHLGPKDRLDPSDADFVLHVATNIGGYGIGTPVGHISVYVNGGEYQPGALPSYLCDNLCSHMQAFYIWLSVMENPGKFIMMQCDSLPQARNHNCFERKPMVTNTLDLYTDRSKPGIYYLATSSKYPYYLGKTGSRRSGSEVMNHISDLNVVDILRA, from the exons atgtttttgaaaatgGAGAAGACATTAAAAAGTATAACTAAAGTGATAGGTACAGTTGTGGTGTTGCAGTTGATGTGTACTTCAGTGACCGCAGTTGAATATAATGAAACCAATGAGGGTTATGCACAAAATTTCATGCCTATAT GTCCTGGTGTGGGGAAACCGGCCGAGATAAAACCAGAACATTTGAGCAAGTTAAAAATCGCAGCATTCGCCGGCGGTTCACTTTTATTCTCCAAGTGGACATCTTATAACTACCGCAACATAAAAACCCTGGTCATGAACCCTCATATTGACTTCAGACGAAAGACGATCCTGTATTGTCCTGGGTATTTGGAACATACTACGTTACCTGTTGGAAGGTTATTGATGTTGCAGTATAAGAGATTACGGTACAACGTGTTAATTTTAGAATATGTAGACTTCACCTCAAACATATTCCCCgt TGTTCCACGCGTGATGCGTCCTGTTGGTAAGCATATCGCCGGAATGCTAGCCAACCTGACTTCAGTCGGTCTCGACCCGAAAAAGCTAGAGCTGCTTGGCCTCAGCCTTGGTGGCGTGTCCATGACCTTCGTAGCCAAGAACTTCCAAGAAATTACTGGTAGAAACATCTCAAAGCTTACTGCTCTGGACCCTACTGGACCCTGCGTCAGACACCTTGGACCAAAGGATAGGCTAGATCCGTCCGATGCTGACTTTGTCCTACACGTCGCCACGAACATCGGGGGATACGGCATAGGCACTCCGGTTGGACACATATCAGTATATGTAAACGGAGGGGAGTACCAGCCTGGCGCTCTTCCGTCGTACTTATGTGACAACTTATGCAGTCACATGCAGGCGTTTTATATATGGTTATCGGTCATGGAAAACCCTGGAAAATTCATCATGATGCAATGTGATTCTCTACCGCAAGCGAGAAACCACAACTGTTTTGAGAGGAAGCCAATGGTAACGAACACTCTGGATCTATATACGGATAGAAGCAAGCCGGGTATTTATTACTTGGCCACAAGTTCTAAGTACCCGTATTATTTGGGTAAAACAGGCTCGAGAAGGAGTGGGTCGGAAGTTATGAACCACATAAGTGACCTTAATGTTGTTGATATTCTGCGGGCTTGA
- the LOC133523330 gene encoding lipase member H-B-like, with protein MLKVICFAVSFFALAESVEYSRIGQGYHRGILPDCPGSTKPAVITPNSLRNLKISVFGSRASLTTYTYYHAKRIARHPEIDFNKKTVLYVPGYLDLSTVPIRRSLVQLYKELGYNVLILDYEAFDSGEIPVAARLMRPVGKHVAEMLSNLTTLGLDPKKLELVGLSLGGQAISFIAKNYREITGRNISSLTALDPAGRCFRHLGPDQRLDPSDADFVLSIATNMDEMGIATPVGHVTFYVNGGEFQPGDVWWLPCDTLCSHVKSYIIWLTALMNPGKFVGMQCDSIQQARDFNCFDRKPLVTNTMDLYTDRSKPGIYYLNTIHKYPYYLRKGGVYRSSEIILKQLSNLNEVDELLV; from the exons ATGTTGAAAGTGATATGTTTTGCTGTGTCGTTTTTTGCTTTGGCAGAATCCGTCGAATATTCACGGATTGGACAAGGGTACCATAGAGGAATTTTGCCTGATT GTCCAGGTTCAACGAAACCAGCAGTAATCACGCCAAATAGCTTGAGGAACTTAAAAATATCAGTATTTGGATCAAGGGCCAGCCTAACAACCTACACTTACTACCATGCCAAGCGTATAGCCCGACATCCTGAGATAGATTTCAACAAGAAGACTGTTCTCTACGTCCCTGGGTATTTGGATTTGTCCACGGTACCTATTCGGAGGAGTTTGGTCCAGCTTTACAAGGAGTTGGGTTATAATGTACTCATATTGGACTATGAGGCGTTTGATTCGGGAGAAATACCCGT TGCGGCTCGGCTAATGCGTCCAGTTGGCAAGCATGTCGCCGAGATGCTGTCAAACCTAACCACGCTCGGATTGGACCCGAAGAAACTAGAACTCGTCGGCCTAAGTCTAGGCGGGCAGGCTATCAGCTTCATAGCCAAGAACTACCGCGAAATAACTGGCCGGAACATATCCTCACTGACCGCTTTGGACCCTGCTGGGCGCTGCTTTAGACATCTCGGACCAGATCAAAGACTCGACCCTTCCGACGCTGACTTCGTCCTTAGCATTGCCACGAATATGGACGAAATGGGTATAGCAACTCCTGTCGGTCACGTCACGTTCTACGTCAACGGAGGAGAATTCCAACCTGGGGATGTGTGGTGGCTACCCTGCGATACTCTTTGTAGTCATGTCAAATCCTACATTATTTGGCTCACAGCGCTAATGAATCCAGGGAAATTTGTAGGCATGCAATGTGATTCTATACAGCAAGCGAGAGACTTTAACTGCTTCGATCGAAAGCCACTAGTGACGAATACGATGGATTTGTATACGGATAGAAGTAAGCCGGGTATATATTACTTGAATACAATTCATAAATACCCTTATTACTTACGTAAAGGAGGGGTGTATAGAAGCAGTGAAATTATTCTAAAGCAACTAAGCAATCTGAATGAGGTCGACGAATTGTTGGTTTAG
- the LOC133523317 gene encoding phospholipase A1 member A-like isoform X1: MKFATHPRTSLVETSLNVEYYYWVNRKSLHRPEMINAKIVNVYATVILFTSVSGVEYSRFDEGYPTGLYSECPGSSKPVIIKPQTLKKLFISVLGEGHTGYTGHYNYYGMNQLAKSPDIDFRKKTWMYVGGYFSTNSLNSGRNLGYDYKARGYNALSLDTFQFTTTYYPQAARIIRAVSKHAAEMLVKLTRLGLDPKKLEITGMSLGAQTMGFIAKNYRQMTGQNISLLTALDGAGPCFRHLRPDERLDKSDADFVVSVLTTMDISSISVPYAHVTFYVNGGAFQEGDIAWLPCDALCSHVRAYFVWWAAVVYPSAFIAVRCDNVQQARDGDCYDLQPMVTNTMGLLTDKSKPGIYYLRTTNRWPYALGRRGLKKA, from the exons ATGAAgttcgctacgcatcctcgcacatctctggtggaaacgtcGCTAAACGTAGAATATTATTATTGGGTCAATAGAAAATCACTACACAGGCCAGAAATGATTAATGCAAAAATAGTAAACGTATATGCtacggtgattttatttacTTCAGTGTCTGGGGTAGAATATTCGAGATTTGACGAAGGGTATCCTACAGGATTATATTCAGaat gtCCAGGGTCATCAAAACCAGTCATCATCAAGCCACAGACTCTAAAAAAGCTTTTCATATCAGTATTAGGCGAAGGCCATACAGGATACACGGGACATTACAACTACTATGGCATGAACCAGTTAGCGAAGAGTCCTGACATAGACTTTAGAAAGAAGACTTGGATGTACGTAGGTGGATACTTCTCCACGAATTCGTTGAACTCCGGTCGGAATCTGGGCTATGATTACAAAGCTAGGGGATACAACGCACTTTCTCTTGATACGTTTCAATTCACGACAACTTATTATCCtca GGCCGCACGCATCATACGAGCTGTTAGTAAGCATGCAGCGGAAATGCTGGTGAAGTTGACACGCCTCGGTCTTGACCCTAAAAAACTCGAAATCACAGGCATGAGTCTCGGCGCGCAAACTATGGGCTTCATAGCCAAGAACTACCGGCAGATGACCGGCCAAAATATATCTTTGCTCACTGCATTGGACGGAGCTGGACCATGCTTTAGACATCTTAGGCCTGATGAAAGATTGGATAAATCTGACGCAGATTTCGTTGTGAGCGTTCTTACAACCATGGACATATCAAGTATATCTGTTCCTTACGCTCATGTAACTTTCTATGTTAATGGAGGAGCATTTCAAGAAGGGGATATCGCTTGGCTACCCTGTGATGCCTTGTGTAGTCATGTAAGGGCATATTTCGTCTGGTGGGCAGCTGTGGTATATCCCAGTGCTTTTATAGCTGTGCGTTGTGATAACGTTCAGCAAGCTAGAGATGGGGACTGTTACGATTTGCAGCCAATGGTGACGAACACAATGGGCCTGCTTACTGACAAGAGCAAACCAGGGATTTATTATCTGCGTACGACTAACAGGTGGCCTTATGCTTTGGGAAGGCGAGGCTTGAAGAAAGCTTAA
- the LOC133523317 gene encoding phospholipase A1 member A-like isoform X2 — translation MKVTKVVPRHSALVKMTKSLHRPEMINAKIVNVYATVILFTSVSGVEYSRFDEGYPTGLYSECPGSSKPVIIKPQTLKKLFISVLGEGHTGYTGHYNYYGMNQLAKSPDIDFRKKTWMYVGGYFSTNSLNSGRNLGYDYKARGYNALSLDTFQFTTTYYPQAARIIRAVSKHAAEMLVKLTRLGLDPKKLEITGMSLGAQTMGFIAKNYRQMTGQNISLLTALDGAGPCFRHLRPDERLDKSDADFVVSVLTTMDISSISVPYAHVTFYVNGGAFQEGDIAWLPCDALCSHVRAYFVWWAAVVYPSAFIAVRCDNVQQARDGDCYDLQPMVTNTMGLLTDKSKPGIYYLRTTNRWPYALGRRGLKKA, via the exons atGAAGGTTACTAAAGTCGTACCGAGACACAGCGCCCTTGTCAAGATGAC AAAATCACTACACAGGCCAGAAATGATTAATGCAAAAATAGTAAACGTATATGCtacggtgattttatttacTTCAGTGTCTGGGGTAGAATATTCGAGATTTGACGAAGGGTATCCTACAGGATTATATTCAGaat gtCCAGGGTCATCAAAACCAGTCATCATCAAGCCACAGACTCTAAAAAAGCTTTTCATATCAGTATTAGGCGAAGGCCATACAGGATACACGGGACATTACAACTACTATGGCATGAACCAGTTAGCGAAGAGTCCTGACATAGACTTTAGAAAGAAGACTTGGATGTACGTAGGTGGATACTTCTCCACGAATTCGTTGAACTCCGGTCGGAATCTGGGCTATGATTACAAAGCTAGGGGATACAACGCACTTTCTCTTGATACGTTTCAATTCACGACAACTTATTATCCtca GGCCGCACGCATCATACGAGCTGTTAGTAAGCATGCAGCGGAAATGCTGGTGAAGTTGACACGCCTCGGTCTTGACCCTAAAAAACTCGAAATCACAGGCATGAGTCTCGGCGCGCAAACTATGGGCTTCATAGCCAAGAACTACCGGCAGATGACCGGCCAAAATATATCTTTGCTCACTGCATTGGACGGAGCTGGACCATGCTTTAGACATCTTAGGCCTGATGAAAGATTGGATAAATCTGACGCAGATTTCGTTGTGAGCGTTCTTACAACCATGGACATATCAAGTATATCTGTTCCTTACGCTCATGTAACTTTCTATGTTAATGGAGGAGCATTTCAAGAAGGGGATATCGCTTGGCTACCCTGTGATGCCTTGTGTAGTCATGTAAGGGCATATTTCGTCTGGTGGGCAGCTGTGGTATATCCCAGTGCTTTTATAGCTGTGCGTTGTGATAACGTTCAGCAAGCTAGAGATGGGGACTGTTACGATTTGCAGCCAATGGTGACGAACACAATGGGCCTGCTTACTGACAAGAGCAAACCAGGGATTTATTATCTGCGTACGACTAACAGGTGGCCTTATGCTTTGGGAAGGCGAGGCTTGAAGAAAGCTTAA